TCTAAGTATGTGTATGAGCAAGTGCACACACGTCGTACTTGGTACTTTCTCTCACCATCGAAACAAGGGAGTATGCTTTCAGTATGAGAGCTGGCGTTACCATAGCAACAGGGTGGACTGATTGTTCAAAGAATGACTCCTTACACACTCCATTCTAGTCGAAGAAGAAATATGTTTACACTCATCTGGTCAGGATATGTGGGTCAAATGTGCGGCAATGGAAGCTTAGCATCACAAGTTGACATGTCTGTCAGTGTGTGCAAGGAAGTAAGGAAGTGTCATTGAAGCtgtaaaatgtctctttttttttttgcagccgaACTTGATGAAGTGCAGAGACACCAGGGACTACTCAGGGAGCTGCAAAGGCTGGCTGATGACGGTACGCACACGTATTCACGTCTTAATGTGTCACTTCCATGTGGACACTGACCATTGCGCTTGCAGAGCGGGACGAAGCGAGGGAGAGGTATGAGTACAATCTGGCTGATGAGGAGAGCGACCTGCAGCTCAAGGATGAGGAGAGAGACAAAACGACCGAGGAAGACGAGCCCAAGAAGAGGGAGATGGAGGAGCCGAGGGTTGACGATACGGGGATTCATGATGAAGAAGAGCGAGCAAAGGAACTTGAGGAGCTTCTAGCTGAAGAAATCagcaagaaggagaaggaggagagaaATGATGAGGAGCTGAAAGAGCTGCTGAGAGAGTTGAAGAAGAAGCGTTATGAGATGAAGGAAAGAGGGAGCCAGAAAGATTCTGGAAGTGGTCCGAAGGAGGAAGAAACCAAGGAAAAAATGGCGAGAGACAAAGAGGAAGTTCAGAAGCAGAAGGACCAGAGGAGGAACGAGGTGGAGCTGAGTGTGGAAAAAGAGAAGGTGGAGAAAGAACTGAAGGAGCTGAAGACTAAGAACAAGCCAGAAGAGGAGAAGGAGAGGAAGGAGaagcaggaggagctggacgagctGCTCAAGAAGATGGAGCAAGTGCAGGAGGAGGCGCAGGCGGAGAAGAGTGAGGATGAGGATGATGGCGTGCAGCAGCAGGAGGAAGTCAAGACGGGAGATGAAGTTGAAGGGGCAGAGGAGCCTCGAGAGGCGGGCGAGAGGGAAGTGAAAAGCAAAGAGGAGGAGGGAGCGGTGGGGGTGAAGGAGCCGCAGCAGAAGAGAGTGATGGAGAAAGCCAGCGATGAAGCCACTCGGCAGTTTGAGCGGGAGAGActaaaggaggaggaggaggaggacgatgAAGACGGCGAGGATGAGTATGTCAGAGAAGATGACGACGGGAGGGTggaggatggtgatgatgatgatgaaggtgACTTGGACGACGATCAAGGGGAGGTATGTTTTGAAATCGCAcagatcaggggtctcaaactcaattcatCTGGGGGCTGTCCAGAAAACTCGTGTTTTGTCTTCATAAATCACTTATTTCCTGTATTTAAACTTCCAGTTCAATAATCCCCAGTCTGCTGTGGAAAGCTTTCACAGTCAGTCACAGTAGGCAGTCCACTCATTCCATTATGGTGCAGCACACCACCAGTCTGCTGGAAAGAGCAGAATTTCAGTCATTTTCCCGAAAATGTCCTTCATTTTTCGCGAAATGTTCCAGAAAAAAACCCTCTTTATTTTCCAGAACATTGTTTCGGAAAATCCTCCCCATTTTTCAGAAATAAATCCATAAAATGTTGCTTATTTTTATTATCTAATTTGCCCTTATTTTTTGgcacttctttttatttttttcaatttcccTTATTTTCCAGAAATGTTCCCTTGTTTTCCCTTAGCATCCCTTATTTTCCAGAAAATGTCCCTtaattttacagggggaaaaaaacacttatttttcaGGAAATTTACCAAGAAATGTCACCTTATTTCCTAGAAAAATACCTTGTTTTCTAAAGAAAAGTCCCTTTATTTCCAGAATATTCTCCtaatttttccagaaaaaaatcCCCTTATTTTATGTAATTCTCCCttgttttaaaaattttttttctaatttcccTCATTTTTCAGAAAATGTTCCTTAATTTCCAGAAAAATAAATCACTTATTTTTTCGGAAATGTCATTTATTTTCCAGAAAAtcctctttatttttttaattttttttttttgaaaaattcccTTCATTTCCAGAAAATATGCCAGACAAATTCCTTATATTTATCTAGAAATATTCCTTTATATTTGAGAAAATTCCCTTTATTTCCTAAAACTTTTTCCAGCGCCTTTTTTCCTTATTTTTTGGAATGTTTCTCTCATTTTCCCTCATTTCCTTTATTTTTCAGAAAACATTCCTTATTTTCCTTATTTTCCAGACCATGTCCCttaatttccaggaaaaaaaCCCACTTATTTTTCAGGAAATTTACCAAGAAATTTCACATTATTTCCCTGCAAAATACCTTGTTTTCTAAAGAAAAAAGTCCCTTTATTTCCAGAATATTCTCCTAATTTTTCCAGAAAAAATGCCCCTTATTTTATGTAATTCTCCcttgttttttgaaaaaaaaaaaatctaatttcccTAATTTTTCAGAAAATGTTCCTTAATTTccagaaaaaaaaatcacttattttTTCGGAAATGTCATTTATTTTCCAGAAAATATGCCAGACAAATTCCTTATATTTATCTAGAAAAGTTCCTTTATATTTTAGAAAATTCCCTTTATTTCCTGAAACTTTTTCCAACGCCTTTTTCCCTTattattttggaattttgttctCATTCTCCCTCATTTCCTTTATTTTTCAGAAACCATTCCTTATTTTCCAGACCTTGTCCCTTAATTTCctgggtaaaaaacaacaactttttttttaaggaaatgtTTATTTTCCAAAAATTCTCTTGGCTCGGTTGGTTGGCTCGGTTGGTATAGCCGCCGTGCCATCAACTTCCTCCACCCTAGTCACCGgttttgtgtccttgagcaagacatttcacccacatgctcccagtgccacccacactggtttaaatgtagcttaaaaatgTAGATAATTGGTTTCACTCTGTAAAGCGCTTCAAGTCACTAGTGAAAATACACCatacaaatataattaatttcactTATTTTTCAGAGAATTTCCATGAAAATATcccagagtgtccgccctgagatcggtaggtcgtgagttcaaaccctggccgagtcataccaaagactataaaaaatgggacccattacctccctgcttggcactcagcatcaagggttggaattgggggttaaatcaccaaaatgattcccgagcgcgaccaccactgctgctcattgctcccctcacctcccagagggtggaacaaggggataggtcaaatgcagagggtaatttcaccacacctagtgtgtgtgtgactatcagtggtactttaactttaacttattttcCTTCATTTTCCATGGCCCCCCCTTCCAATTCCCTAATTATGTTTCTagaaaatgtaatttatttttccAGAAAGTTTccccatttttttccccaaaaaaattccCTTATTTGTCATTTCCAGAACATTTCCCTTATGTTCATTCCCATGCAATCAataatctatggcccccgggatgatatttgattagttttaaaaccggcccgcaggccacagccacctgctgctgttttgcacgcatcaATActgcatcagtgttggcgctaggaattttcaaaatggggtccccatcaag
The genomic region above belongs to Nerophis lumbriciformis linkage group LG30, RoL_Nlum_v2.1, whole genome shotgun sequence and contains:
- the LOC133572538 gene encoding uncharacterized protein isoform X1 is translated as MARSTSQEASSKLSNFRAEKLLCWQHNVKTWSLGFIFPEGNGKLARTRRELGCRPVISPLNDAKVECIVQETLNGGGAPRGCAPLLAAELDEVQRHQGLLRELQRLADDERDEARERYEYNLADEESDLQLKDEERDKTTEEDEPKKREMEEPRVDDTGIHDEEERAKELEELLAEEISKKEKEERNDEELKELLRELKKKRYEMKERGSQKDSGSGPKEEETKEKMARDKEEVQKQKDQRRNEVELSVEKEKVEKELKELKTKNKPEEEKERKEKQEELDELLKKMEQVQEEAQAEKSEDEDDGVQQQEEVKTGDEVEGAEEPREAGEREVKSKEEEGAVGVKEPQQKRVMEKASDEATRQFERERLKEEEEEDDEDGEDEYVREDDDGRVEDGDDDDEGDLDDDQGEELLEIEAQLREVAAELRELRRG
- the LOC133572538 gene encoding uncharacterized protein isoform X2, giving the protein MGILITAVCVLAAAGVGCRPVISPLNDAKVECIVQETLNGGGAPRGCAPLLAAELDEVQRHQGLLRELQRLADDERDEARERYEYNLADEESDLQLKDEERDKTTEEDEPKKREMEEPRVDDTGIHDEEERAKELEELLAEEISKKEKEERNDEELKELLRELKKKRYEMKERGSQKDSGSGPKEEETKEKMARDKEEVQKQKDQRRNEVELSVEKEKVEKELKELKTKNKPEEEKERKEKQEELDELLKKMEQVQEEAQAEKSEDEDDGVQQQEEVKTGDEVEGAEEPREAGEREVKSKEEEGAVGVKEPQQKRVMEKASDEATRQFERERLKEEEEEDDEDGEDEYVREDDDGRVEDGDDDDEGDLDDDQGEELLEIEAQLREVAAELRELRRG